A single genomic interval of Cupriavidus necator harbors:
- a CDS encoding AI-2E family transporter encodes MSTIPDSAPSSLPPASPVPLPADGSPHAGADTEGAAGSRTMAEMADSVVPADAVTASLHRASVALVVLATLFSLYAVHIAREFLIPVVLAIVLAYLLDPLVCALQRLGLPRALAGTVVLLAVLSALLSGAYLLQGQVESIVNSLPETASKLSRSVGALMSGDDSMWQKVRRAATVLSGTGQPPPARGTQVVVEQAPAQIHNMLLAGSVSIFTMAGQAVVVVFLLYFLLLAGDTFKRKFIKMVGHTISEKKISVHMLDEVNRSIRRYMGMLLVTNTALGACTWLLLKWLGVHNAGSWAIAAAALHLVPYFGALAIAVCLGVVTFMQFGTLGMAAAATVGSLLIATLIGSVVTTWMTGRMARMNAVAVFVALLLFTWLWGVWGMLLAIPLITIAKVVADHIEGLEVVAEFLGE; translated from the coding sequence ATGTCGACCATTCCCGATTCCGCGCCTTCTTCGCTGCCCCCTGCTTCGCCCGTTCCGTTGCCCGCCGACGGCAGCCCGCATGCCGGCGCCGACACCGAGGGCGCCGCCGGGTCCCGCACGATGGCGGAGATGGCTGACTCAGTCGTGCCGGCCGATGCCGTCACCGCCTCGCTGCACCGTGCCAGCGTGGCACTGGTGGTGCTGGCGACGCTCTTTTCGCTGTACGCCGTGCATATCGCACGCGAATTCCTCATTCCGGTGGTGCTCGCGATCGTCCTGGCCTACCTGCTGGACCCGCTGGTCTGCGCGTTGCAGCGGCTGGGCCTGCCGCGCGCGCTGGCGGGCACCGTGGTGTTGCTGGCCGTGCTGAGCGCCCTGCTCAGCGGCGCCTACCTGCTGCAGGGGCAGGTGGAATCAATCGTCAACAGCCTGCCCGAGACGGCCAGCAAGCTGTCGCGCTCGGTCGGCGCGCTGATGAGCGGCGACGATTCCATGTGGCAGAAGGTACGTCGCGCCGCCACCGTCCTCAGCGGCACCGGCCAGCCCCCGCCCGCACGCGGCACGCAGGTGGTGGTGGAGCAAGCGCCCGCCCAGATCCACAACATGCTGCTGGCCGGCTCGGTCAGCATCTTCACCATGGCCGGACAGGCAGTGGTAGTGGTCTTCCTGCTGTACTTCCTGCTGCTGGCCGGCGATACCTTCAAGCGCAAGTTCATCAAGATGGTCGGGCATACCATTTCCGAGAAGAAGATCAGCGTGCACATGCTGGACGAGGTCAACCGCTCCATCCGCCGTTACATGGGCATGCTGCTGGTGACCAATACGGCCCTGGGCGCCTGTACCTGGCTGCTGCTCAAGTGGCTGGGCGTGCACAACGCCGGCAGCTGGGCAATCGCGGCCGCGGCGCTGCACCTGGTGCCCTACTTCGGCGCCCTGGCAATCGCGGTCTGCCTGGGGGTGGTGACCTTCATGCAGTTCGGCACGCTCGGCATGGCAGCCGCGGCAACGGTCGGATCGCTGCTGATCGCCACGCTGATCGGGTCGGTCGTCACCACCTGGATGACCGGCCGCATGGCGCGCATGAACGCGGTGGCCGTATTTGTTGCACTGCTCCTGTTCACCTGGCTCTGGGGCGTATGGGGCATGTTGCTCGCCATCCCGCTGATCACCATCGCCAAGGTGGTTGCCGATCACATTGAAGGGCTCGAAGTGGTGGCAGAGTTCCTTGGCGAATAG
- a CDS encoding DUF3079 domain-containing protein — protein MAKKFPLHPRHPERICWGCDKYCSVDDMGCGNGSSRTQHPIELLGDDWLEYGDWGIEAPAGPPETST, from the coding sequence ATGGCCAAGAAATTTCCCCTTCATCCCCGCCACCCCGAGCGCATCTGCTGGGGCTGCGACAAGTACTGCTCCGTAGACGACATGGGCTGCGGCAACGGCTCCAGCCGCACGCAGCACCCGATTGAACTGCTCGGCGACGACTGGCTGGAGTACGGCGACTGGGGTATCGAAGCACCTGCCGGTCCGCCAGAGACCTCAACCTAG
- the gabD gene encoding NADP-dependent succinate-semialdehyde dehydrogenase → MLNLQDSSLLRQQCYIDGRWVDGERRIDVTNPATGERVGQVPQLGADETRQAIEAANRALPAWRARTAKERSALLRKWFELIMANQEDLARIMTAEQGKPIAEARGEIAYAASFIEWFAEEGKRVYGDTIPAPVSNQRIVVTKEPVGVCAAITPWNFPAAMITRKAGPALAVGCTMVLKPASQTPLTALALVALAERAGIPAGVLSVVTGSAGAIGGEMSSNPLVRKLTFTGSTEVGRVLMAQTASTIKKVSMELGGNAPFIVFDDADLDAAVEGAIVSKYRNAGQTCVCANRIYVQTGVYEAFAQKLVAAVAALKVGNGMEDGVRIGPLIDDKAVAKVEEHIADALGKGARLLQGGQRHALGHSFFQPTVLADVGAGMLVAREETFGPLAPLFRFETEDDVVAMANDTEFGLASYFYARDLGRVWRVSERLEYGMVGVNTGLISNEVAPFGGVKQSGVGREGSHYGIEDYLVIKYTCMAGI, encoded by the coding sequence ATGCTGAACCTCCAGGACTCCTCGCTGCTGCGGCAGCAGTGCTATATCGACGGCCGCTGGGTCGACGGCGAGCGCCGCATCGACGTCACCAACCCGGCCACCGGCGAGCGCGTGGGACAGGTCCCGCAACTGGGCGCCGATGAAACCCGCCAGGCCATCGAAGCCGCCAACCGCGCGCTGCCGGCATGGCGCGCCCGCACCGCCAAGGAGCGCTCGGCGCTGCTGCGCAAATGGTTCGAACTGATCATGGCCAACCAGGAAGATCTGGCGCGCATCATGACCGCCGAACAGGGCAAGCCGATCGCCGAAGCGCGCGGCGAAATCGCCTACGCGGCCTCGTTTATCGAATGGTTTGCCGAGGAAGGCAAGCGCGTCTATGGCGACACCATCCCGGCGCCGGTCAGCAACCAGCGCATAGTCGTGACCAAGGAGCCGGTGGGGGTATGCGCAGCCATCACGCCGTGGAACTTCCCCGCCGCCATGATCACGCGCAAGGCCGGCCCGGCCCTGGCGGTAGGTTGCACCATGGTGCTCAAGCCGGCATCGCAAACCCCGCTGACAGCGCTGGCGCTGGTGGCCCTGGCCGAGCGCGCGGGCATTCCGGCCGGGGTGTTGTCGGTGGTGACCGGCTCGGCCGGCGCCATCGGCGGCGAGATGAGCAGCAACCCGCTGGTGCGCAAGCTCACCTTCACCGGATCGACCGAGGTTGGCCGCGTGCTGATGGCCCAGACCGCGTCGACGATCAAGAAGGTGTCGATGGAGCTGGGCGGCAATGCGCCCTTTATCGTGTTCGACGATGCCGACCTGGACGCGGCGGTTGAAGGCGCGATCGTGTCCAAGTACCGCAATGCCGGGCAGACCTGCGTCTGCGCCAACCGCATCTACGTGCAGACGGGCGTGTACGAGGCGTTTGCGCAGAAGCTGGTGGCGGCAGTAGCGGCCCTGAAGGTCGGCAACGGCATGGAAGATGGCGTGCGCATCGGCCCGCTGATCGACGACAAGGCCGTGGCCAAGGTGGAAGAGCATATCGCCGACGCGCTCGGCAAGGGCGCGCGCCTGCTGCAGGGCGGCCAGCGCCATGCGCTGGGGCATTCTTTCTTCCAGCCGACCGTACTGGCCGACGTCGGCGCCGGCATGCTGGTCGCGCGCGAGGAAACCTTCGGCCCGCTGGCACCGCTGTTCCGCTTCGAAACCGAGGATGACGTCGTCGCCATGGCCAACGACACCGAGTTTGGCCTCGCCAGCTACTTCTATGCCCGCGACCTGGGCCGGGTCTGGCGCGTCTCCGAACGCCTGGAATACGGCATGGTGGGCGTCAATACCGGCCTGATCTCCAACGAGGTGGCGCCGTTCGGCGGCGTCAAGCAGTCTGGCGTGGGCCGCGAGGGCTCGCACTACGGCATCGAGGATTACCTGGTCATCAAGTACACCTGCATGGCCGGCATCTGA
- the flhD gene encoding flagellar transcriptional regulator FlhD, whose protein sequence is MEHATPAGTAAEETASDLVGESLREITDLNLSYLLLVQRLMRENEPEALFRLGIERKVGRVLAALTPQQMVALARSNLVLCRFRLEDSMLVAALTGAEPLHALQNMHAAIVMAAQRG, encoded by the coding sequence ATGGAACATGCAACACCGGCCGGCACCGCGGCTGAAGAGACGGCCAGCGACCTGGTCGGCGAGAGCCTGCGGGAAATCACGGACCTGAACCTCTCCTACCTGCTGCTGGTGCAGCGGCTGATGCGCGAGAACGAGCCCGAGGCCCTGTTCCGGCTTGGCATCGAGCGCAAAGTGGGCCGTGTGCTGGCCGCGCTCACGCCGCAGCAGATGGTGGCACTGGCGCGCTCCAACCTGGTGCTGTGCCGTTTCAGGCTGGAAGACAGCATGCTGGTGGCCGCGCTGACCGGCGCCGAGCCGCTGCATGCCCTGCAGAACATGCACGCGGCCATCGTGATGGCCGCGCAGCGCGGGTAG
- a CDS encoding helix-turn-helix domain-containing protein, with product MTQLDECHLPCDGMPCSADCQLARFCLGGARGLPGGARGFHRTVRLRKGQCLYLLGDPVTSLYAIRVGTVKTHVTTEDGRTQVVGFHFPGDLVGLDSLAHPHYASYATALEDTKLCMLGMDALRGAAAGMPELANQLFLALGGQAQRARALQTMLALMTAEERLVTFLLWMAEGFAARGFSSSEFVLRMSREEIGSYIGLTLETVSRQFSRLADCGLIRVRHRTISLLDKPALRAIAERPMISAHAPACDRQVPRRGPHDARRLAPRTAGGQAVAAE from the coding sequence ATGACACAGTTAGACGAATGCCACCTGCCGTGCGACGGCATGCCGTGCAGCGCAGATTGCCAACTGGCCCGCTTCTGCCTGGGAGGCGCCCGGGGCTTGCCGGGCGGCGCCCGGGGCTTCCACCGCACGGTGCGCCTGCGCAAGGGCCAGTGCCTGTACCTGCTGGGCGACCCCGTGACCTCGCTCTACGCAATCCGCGTCGGCACAGTCAAGACCCACGTGACCACGGAAGACGGCCGCACGCAAGTGGTCGGCTTCCACTTCCCCGGCGACCTGGTCGGGCTGGACAGCCTGGCGCATCCGCACTATGCGTCCTACGCCACCGCGCTGGAGGACACCAAGCTGTGCATGCTCGGCATGGACGCGCTGCGCGGCGCCGCCGCCGGCATGCCGGAGCTTGCCAACCAGCTGTTCCTGGCGCTCGGCGGACAGGCGCAGCGCGCACGCGCGCTGCAGACCATGCTGGCGCTGATGACCGCCGAAGAGCGGCTGGTGACCTTCCTGCTGTGGATGGCTGAAGGCTTTGCGGCGCGCGGCTTCTCGTCCTCGGAGTTCGTGCTGCGCATGAGCCGGGAGGAAATCGGCAGCTATATCGGCCTGACGCTGGAAACAGTCAGCCGGCAGTTCTCGCGGCTGGCGGACTGCGGGCTGATCCGGGTGAGGCACCGCACCATCTCGCTGCTCGACAAGCCCGCCTTGCGGGCCATCGCCGAGCGCCCGATGATCTCCGCGCACGCGCCTGCGTGCGATCGGCAGGTGCCCCGGCGCGGCCCGCACGATGCCCGCCGGCTTGCACCGCGCACGGCCGGTGGCCAGGCTGTGGCAGCCGAATGA
- a CDS encoding PAS domain-containing sensor histidine kinase produces MTRPPEDPQQPAGSVPRPDAGEPSGGRSQEIRADLPDVPYQTLVDSVQDYAIFTLDVGGHVSSWNKGAARIKGYAREEILGKHFSQFYTPDAIARSWPQAELKAAAEQGRFEDEGWRVRKDGSRFWANVVITALKDAEGRLIGFAKVTRDMTERRRAAEALHQSEETLRLLVEGVKDYAIFMLDPGGHIVSWNSGASYIKGYRRDEIIGRHFSVFYPQEDVAAGKPSRHLALAQRVGRVEDEGWRVRKDGSLFWANVTLTAVYDESRTLRGFAKVTRDMSERRRREELERSSQRMNEFLATLSHELRNPLAPVHSALAAMRLAPEDAVLANRSLAMIERQVTHLSRLVDDLLDIGRITSGRIELRMEPVEFNEIIALGVEAAQPALDAKSQCVEVRTHAGSIPMRADKTRLVQVMQNLVLNASKFSPPGSSVTIATTIQNRTLQVQVMDQGCGIGPQAIDEIFNLFMQESRPGTDLHGGLGIGLSLCRSLVELHGGTISAASAGAGQGSTFTLRLPLTASHKEDPRPGAALPAQGPVAPELQAQRILLVDDNRDAADSLAMLLEICGHEVTIAYDGAEALHVAPRCRPHIALIDLAMPGMDGFEVVRAMRLVAGTELTRFVALTGFAQPADRQRTEAAGFDAHLVKPVELETLFGTIARLRPPE; encoded by the coding sequence ATGACAAGACCCCCCGAGGACCCGCAGCAACCCGCCGGAAGCGTACCTCGTCCCGACGCTGGCGAGCCATCGGGCGGGCGTTCGCAAGAGATCCGGGCCGACCTGCCCGATGTGCCTTACCAGACCCTGGTGGACTCCGTGCAGGACTACGCCATCTTCACGCTCGACGTCGGCGGCCATGTCTCCAGCTGGAACAAGGGCGCGGCGCGCATCAAGGGCTATGCCCGCGAGGAGATCCTGGGCAAGCATTTCTCGCAGTTCTACACGCCGGATGCGATCGCCCGGAGTTGGCCGCAAGCCGAACTGAAGGCCGCGGCCGAACAGGGCCGGTTCGAGGACGAGGGGTGGCGCGTGCGCAAGGACGGCAGCCGCTTCTGGGCCAATGTCGTCATCACCGCCCTGAAGGACGCCGAGGGCCGGCTGATCGGCTTCGCCAAGGTCACGCGGGACATGACCGAGCGGCGCCGCGCCGCCGAGGCCCTGCACCAGAGCGAAGAAACCCTGCGGCTGCTGGTGGAGGGGGTCAAGGATTACGCGATCTTCATGCTCGATCCCGGCGGCCATATCGTCAGCTGGAATTCCGGTGCCTCTTATATCAAGGGCTACCGCCGCGACGAGATCATCGGCCGTCATTTCTCGGTGTTCTATCCGCAGGAGGATGTTGCCGCTGGCAAGCCGTCACGGCACCTGGCACTGGCGCAGCGCGTCGGGCGCGTGGAAGACGAAGGCTGGCGCGTGCGCAAGGATGGGTCGCTGTTCTGGGCCAATGTCACCCTGACAGCGGTATACGACGAGTCACGCACGCTGCGCGGCTTTGCCAAGGTGACGCGGGACATGAGCGAGCGCCGCCGCCGCGAAGAGCTGGAACGCTCCAGCCAGCGCATGAATGAGTTCCTGGCCACCCTTTCGCATGAACTGCGCAATCCGCTGGCGCCGGTGCACAGCGCGCTCGCGGCGATGCGGCTGGCGCCGGAGGATGCGGTGCTGGCAAACCGGAGCCTGGCCATGATCGAGCGCCAGGTGACCCACCTGAGCCGGTTGGTGGACGACCTGCTCGACATCGGGCGCATCACCTCCGGCCGGATCGAGCTGCGCATGGAGCCGGTCGAGTTCAACGAGATCATCGCGCTCGGCGTCGAGGCAGCGCAGCCGGCGCTGGATGCCAAGTCGCAGTGCGTCGAAGTGCGGACCCATGCCGGCTCGATCCCAATGCGTGCCGACAAGACGCGGCTGGTGCAGGTCATGCAGAACCTGGTGCTCAATGCATCGAAATTCTCGCCGCCCGGCTCGTCGGTGACGATCGCCACCACCATCCAGAACCGCACACTGCAGGTCCAGGTAATGGACCAGGGCTGTGGCATCGGGCCCCAGGCCATCGACGAGATCTTCAACCTGTTCATGCAGGAAAGCCGTCCGGGCACCGACTTGCATGGCGGGCTGGGCATCGGCCTGTCGCTGTGCCGGTCACTGGTTGAGCTGCATGGCGGCACCATCTCTGCCGCCAGTGCCGGGGCGGGACAAGGCAGCACCTTCACGCTGCGGCTGCCGCTGACGGCCTCGCACAAGGAGGACCCCCGGCCAGGAGCCGCACTGCCGGCCCAGGGTCCGGTCGCACCCGAGTTGCAGGCGCAGCGCATCCTGCTGGTCGACGACAACCGCGACGCCGCCGACAGCCTGGCCATGCTGCTCGAGATATGCGGCCACGAGGTGACCATTGCCTACGACGGCGCCGAGGCCCTGCATGTGGCGCCCCGCTGCCGCCCGCATATCGCGCTGATCGACCTGGCCATGCCCGGCATGGACGGCTTCGAAGTGGTGCGCGCCATGCGCCTCGTGGCCGGCACCGAGCTGACGCGCTTCGTGGCGCTGACCGGCTTCGCCCAGCCGGCGGACCGGCAGCGTACCGAGGCCGCCGGCTTCGACGCACACCTGGTCAAGCCGGTGGAGCTGGAAACGCTGTTCGGCACCATCGCCCGGCTGCGCCCGCCGGAATGA
- a CDS encoding Bug family tripartite tricarboxylate transporter substrate binding protein, whose product MQGWIRRAAAGLVFAFAATAAGTALADYPDKPVRLVVPFPPGGATDLLAREIGNALSARLHQPVVIDNRPGAGGNLAAIAVARAPADGYTLLFGTFGSLAVNKSLYDKPGYDPLKDFAPVASVAYLPNVLVVHPSVPARTVQELLALARKEPGKLTYGSFGNGSSSHLAGELFTHLAAVNITHIPYKGSAASMTDLIGGRITMMFDSVSTALPYIRDNRVRALAVTTQKPSDQLPGVPTLAAAGVPGYELTAWFGVAAPAGTPKAVIDRLNGEIVAALKQPDLAARLASQGTVPFPATPAQFGSYIRAQFEKWDSLIKSANIKLDN is encoded by the coding sequence ATGCAGGGTTGGATCAGGCGTGCAGCCGCGGGGCTGGTATTTGCGTTCGCGGCCACGGCCGCCGGTACCGCGCTGGCGGACTATCCCGACAAGCCGGTGCGGCTGGTGGTGCCCTTTCCGCCCGGCGGCGCCACCGACCTGCTGGCGCGCGAGATCGGCAACGCACTGTCGGCGCGGCTGCACCAGCCGGTGGTGATCGACAACCGGCCCGGCGCCGGCGGCAACCTGGCGGCCATCGCGGTGGCGCGGGCCCCGGCCGACGGCTATACGCTGCTGTTCGGCACCTTCGGCTCGCTGGCGGTCAACAAAAGCCTCTATGACAAGCCTGGCTACGATCCGCTGAAGGACTTCGCGCCGGTGGCTTCGGTCGCCTACCTGCCCAACGTGCTGGTGGTGCATCCCAGCGTGCCGGCGCGCACCGTGCAGGAGCTGCTGGCGCTGGCGCGCAAGGAGCCGGGCAAGCTGACCTATGGCTCGTTCGGCAACGGCTCGTCGTCGCACCTGGCGGGCGAGCTCTTCACCCACCTGGCGGCTGTCAATATCACGCACATTCCGTACAAGGGCAGCGCCGCGTCGATGACCGACCTGATCGGCGGGCGCATCACCATGATGTTCGACAGCGTCTCGACCGCGCTGCCGTATATCCGCGACAACCGCGTGCGCGCGCTGGCGGTGACGACGCAGAAACCCTCTGACCAGCTCCCAGGCGTGCCCACGCTGGCCGCCGCCGGCGTGCCCGGCTACGAGCTGACCGCGTGGTTTGGCGTGGCCGCGCCGGCCGGCACGCCCAAGGCAGTGATCGACCGCCTCAACGGCGAGATCGTGGCGGCGCTGAAGCAGCCTGACCTGGCCGCCAGGCTGGCCAGCCAGGGCACCGTGCCCTTCCCCGCCACGCCGGCGCAGTTCGGCAGCTATATCCGCGCGCAGTTCGAGAAGTGGGACAGCCTGATCAAGTCGGCCAACATCAAGCTGGACAACTGA
- a CDS encoding IclR family transcriptional regulator, translated as MSSATEAQQDLEGGKPQRGIQSLDSTGQLLVALVAAGRPLALRDLALAAGMPPAKAFPHLVSLQKTGLLARDAAGNYLCGPLGLELGLIALQRLSPTREAEPEVIELAGATGLSVAMAVLGPLGPTVVRLEESARPQHVSLRVGTVLSLVHTAIGRTAAAYLPANVLAGLLEKDDLRMAGAAAAEVLEPGGKLAPAYAGRLAQVRAARLDNALSHPVPGIDTLAAPVFDHTGSLALVIAVMGSSGSFDSSTAGATAALVRQAARRLSWRFGAPDTAWAQAISCPA; from the coding sequence ATGAGCAGCGCGACCGAAGCCCAGCAAGACCTGGAAGGCGGCAAGCCGCAGCGCGGCATCCAGTCGCTGGACAGCACCGGCCAGCTGCTGGTGGCGCTGGTGGCTGCCGGCCGGCCGCTGGCGCTGCGCGACCTGGCGCTGGCCGCGGGCATGCCGCCGGCCAAGGCGTTCCCGCATCTGGTCAGCCTGCAGAAGACCGGCCTGCTGGCGCGCGATGCCGCGGGCAACTACCTGTGCGGACCGCTGGGACTGGAACTGGGGCTGATCGCGCTGCAGCGGCTGTCGCCGACGCGTGAGGCGGAACCGGAGGTGATCGAGCTGGCCGGCGCCACCGGCCTGAGCGTGGCCATGGCAGTGCTGGGGCCGCTGGGGCCCACGGTGGTCCGGCTGGAGGAATCGGCGCGGCCCCAGCACGTAAGCCTGCGCGTGGGCACGGTGCTGTCGCTGGTCCATACCGCGATTGGCCGCACCGCCGCTGCGTACCTGCCAGCCAACGTGCTGGCGGGCTTGCTGGAAAAGGACGATTTGCGCATGGCCGGCGCTGCCGCGGCCGAAGTGCTTGAACCCGGCGGCAAGCTGGCGCCGGCCTACGCCGGGCGCCTGGCGCAGGTGCGCGCGGCCCGGCTCGACAATGCGCTGAGCCACCCGGTGCCGGGCATCGACACGCTGGCGGCGCCGGTATTCGACCACACCGGCAGCCTGGCGCTGGTGATCGCCGTGATGGGCTCGAGCGGCAGCTTTGACAGCAGCACCGCGGGCGCCACTGCCGCGCTGGTGCGGCAGGCGGCGCGCCGGCTGTCGTGGCGCTTCGGCGCGCCGGACACGGCCTGGGCTCAGGCTATCAGTTGTCCAGCTTGA
- a CDS encoding IclR family transcriptional regulator, translated as MARRKAGEAGTQADEPAARADKAQRGIQSVEVGGRLLVALAVARAPMPLAALAEAAQLAPAQAHAYLVSLTRLGLIKRDHLSGRYEPGPLSLQLGMLHLEQDAAWRAAQPRVDALAQSSGFSVAISIAGPQGPTIVRYVPASAPLHVNLHVGTVMALAATATGRVFCAFQPPALWQPLWRAQQPGAAESDLAAFSASLGEIRARGIERSIDTPSPAVSSLSVPVLDAAGVLRLVLTLVGSTGAIEVDWRGAAAQALLAAAADIGAALRDEEGRLA; from the coding sequence ATGGCCAGGCGCAAGGCTGGGGAAGCAGGAACGCAGGCGGACGAGCCCGCTGCGCGTGCCGACAAGGCGCAGCGCGGCATCCAGAGCGTGGAGGTGGGCGGGCGCCTGCTGGTGGCGCTGGCGGTCGCGCGCGCGCCAATGCCGCTGGCCGCGCTGGCCGAGGCGGCGCAGCTGGCGCCGGCCCAGGCGCATGCCTACCTGGTCAGCCTGACGCGGCTGGGTCTGATCAAGCGCGACCACCTCTCCGGCCGCTACGAGCCCGGGCCGCTGTCGCTGCAGCTGGGCATGCTGCACCTGGAGCAGGACGCCGCCTGGCGCGCCGCGCAGCCCCGGGTGGATGCGCTGGCGCAGTCGTCCGGATTCAGCGTGGCAATCAGCATTGCCGGGCCGCAGGGCCCGACCATCGTGCGCTATGTGCCGGCCAGCGCGCCGCTGCATGTCAACCTGCACGTGGGCACGGTGATGGCACTGGCCGCCACGGCCACCGGGCGCGTGTTCTGTGCCTTCCAGCCGCCGGCACTGTGGCAGCCGCTGTGGCGCGCACAGCAGCCGGGCGCGGCCGAGTCCGACCTGGCCGCCTTCAGCGCCAGCCTGGGAGAAATCCGAGCGCGCGGCATCGAGCGCAGCATCGACACGCCCAGCCCGGCTGTCAGCAGCCTCAGCGTGCCGGTGCTGGACGCCGCTGGCGTGCTGCGGCTGGTGCTGACGCTGGTGGGATCGACCGGTGCCATCGAGGTGGACTGGCGCGGCGCTGCGGCGCAGGCCCTGCTGGCCGCGGCGGCGGACATCGGCGCCGCGCTGCGCGATGAAGAGGGGCGCCTGGCATGA
- a CDS encoding MBL fold metallo-hydrolase translates to MSKAFASQADLEAKQVTFTQLSENAWAYTAEGDPNSGVVIGDDGVLIVDTTATPAMAQDLIARIRTITDKPIKYVVLSHYHAVRVLGASAYFAEGAQQVIASRGTYEMIVERGEADMKSEIERFPRLFAGVETVPGLTWPTLVFEKEITLFLGKLEVRIAHLGSGHTKGDTVVWLPQQKVLFSGDLVEYDAACYCGDAQLEDWPATLDALQALKPEKLVPGRGPALTTPEEVDKGIAYTKDFVTTLFQAGKEAVAEKLDLKAAMAHTRRAMDPKFGQVFIYEHCLPFDVSRAYDEASGVRHPRIWTAQRDKEMWAALQD, encoded by the coding sequence ATGTCCAAGGCATTCGCATCGCAGGCCGACCTGGAAGCCAAGCAGGTCACCTTCACCCAACTGTCAGAGAACGCCTGGGCCTACACCGCCGAAGGCGATCCCAATTCGGGCGTGGTCATCGGCGACGACGGCGTACTGATCGTCGACACCACCGCCACGCCGGCCATGGCGCAGGACCTGATCGCCCGCATCCGCACCATCACCGACAAGCCCATCAAGTACGTGGTGCTGTCGCACTACCACGCGGTGCGCGTGCTGGGCGCGTCGGCCTACTTCGCGGAAGGCGCGCAGCAGGTCATCGCCAGCCGCGGCACCTACGAGATGATCGTCGAGCGCGGCGAGGCCGACATGAAGTCCGAGATCGAGCGCTTCCCGCGCCTGTTCGCCGGCGTCGAGACCGTGCCCGGCCTGACCTGGCCGACGCTGGTGTTCGAGAAGGAAATCACGCTGTTCCTGGGCAAGCTGGAAGTGCGCATCGCCCACCTGGGCTCGGGCCATACCAAGGGCGACACCGTGGTCTGGCTGCCGCAGCAGAAGGTGCTGTTCTCCGGCGACCTGGTCGAGTACGACGCCGCCTGCTACTGCGGCGACGCCCAGCTGGAAGACTGGCCGGCCACGCTGGACGCGCTGCAGGCACTCAAGCCGGAAAAGCTGGTGCCCGGCCGCGGCCCCGCGCTGACCACGCCGGAGGAAGTGGACAAGGGTATCGCCTACACCAAGGACTTCGTCACCACGCTGTTCCAGGCCGGCAAGGAAGCCGTGGCCGAGAAGCTCGACCTGAAGGCCGCGATGGCGCACACCCGGCGCGCGATGGACCCCAAGTTTGGCCAGGTCTTTATCTACGAGCACTGCCTGCCCTTCGACGTCTCGCGCGCCTATGACGAGGCCAGCGGCGTCCGCCACCCGCGCATCTGGACGGCCCAGCGCGACAAGGAAATGTGGGCCGCACTGCAGGACTGA